ACTATGGCGTAAATTGATTATCCCGGGCATTTTCTCTTCTTGGGTGACAGGTGGCGTTACGGCTAGTGGCGGAGCCTGGAACGCCAGCATTGTGTCTGAGATTGTCAGTTGGGGACAAACCACTTTGACAGCAACCGGGTTAGGAGCATATATTGCTGAAGCGACCGCAGCAGGTGACTGGCCTCGCATCACCTTGGGAATTGGTATGATGAGTCTGTATGTAGTTGGTTTAAATCGATTATTCTGGCGAAGGTTGTATCACCTGGCAGAAACCAAATACCATTTATAGAAACAAATCGAGCTGATTTGTTTTGTAATTTAGCATTCCTAATTCAAAAGCTCATTTGAGCTATTCAACTTACGACTTACACAACTGCGACATTTATTGAATATGTTTCAGTATGTAAGTAAGTCGGTTATGACTAAATATCTTTTCTTAATTTACTTTTAACCTAATACACAAAGTATTCAGAGATGATTGATAGCCTCTCAGCCCTGCAATAGTAAATCAAAGTAAAAAGTAGTTTAACTATGACAAAAACAGCTCCAACCACAGAGCAAGTCCTAATTGCAGTTGAACAGGTCAACAAAAGTTTTCCCCTTCCTGATGGCAAAGGTGAGTTTACAGTTCTGCGTCAAATTAATGCGAAAGTCAATGCAGGTGAGGTTGTTGCTTTGTTAGGGCGTAGTGGTAGTGGTAAAAGTACCTTGCTGCGAATTATGGCAGGCTTGATTCCTCCCAGTGATGGACAAGTCATTAGCAATGGCAAACCGTTACGCAGTGCTAACAAAGATGTGGCAATGGTTTTTCAAAGCTTTGCCCTGTTACCCTGGCTAACAGTACAAGAAAACGTAGAACTAGGGCTAGAAGCACAAGGAGTCAGCTTAGAACTGCGACGACAACGCGCTCTTAAAGCTATTGACTTAGTAGGTTTAGACGGTTTTGAAAGTGCCTATCCCAAAGAATTATCTGGTGGGATGAAACAGAGGGTAGGCTTTGCACGGGCATTTGTGATTGAACCGCAAGTATTATTTATGGATGAGCCATTTAGTGCCTTAGATGTGCTAACGGCTGAGAACCTGCGGGGTGAAATTGACGACCTCTGGAATGCTGGCAGTTTCCCTTCTAAAAGTATCTTAATTGTCACCCACAATATTGAGGAAGCAGTATTTTTAGCAGACAGGGTGATTATTTTAGGCGCAAATCCGGGACGGGTTCGCGGTGAAGTCGCGATCGATTTACCTCGCCCTCACGATCGCACACACCCTCGTTTCAAAGCTTTAGTAGACTATATATATACTGTGATGACAAATCCAGAAGCTGAAGTCACTGGAGAAGTCACAGTCGCCCAGTCCGATGCACCAAAAGAAAAAATTAAATCGCCCTACTCCCAGACACTACCTCATGCACGAGTTGGGGGAATCAGTGGTCTTTTAGAATTAATTGTTGAACAGCCAGAAAGTAAGGAAGATATTTTTAAGTTAGCAGAGCGAATCCAACTGGCAGTAGATGACTTGTTGCCAATTCTAGATGCTGCGGTCTTGTTAGATTTTGCTGAGGTGACACAAGGTGATGTTCAACTGACTGACATTGGACGTGACTTTGCAACCACAACTATTCTCCGAAGTAAAGACCTATTTCGGCAGCAAGTTCTGCAAAATGTACCGATGTTGGTCAGTATATTACAAACACTACGAGAGAAACGCATTGGGTCAATGCGGGCAGATTTCTTTGTAGATTTACTGGATGAACATTTTCCTCACATAGAAGCCGAACGACAATTTGCTACCGCAGTTGATTGGGGTCGTTATGCAGAATTATTTGAGTATGACTCTAGAGAAGAACGGCTGTATTTACCAGAGCCAATGTTTGCAGAGAGCAGAGAATAGTCCGGAGATGGGAAATATTCTTGACCCCTGATGAGGTTGCTTTAATAAATCGCTCGAAAAATATTTAATGTAGACTTTATATTAATTTACAAAGTTTCTAAATAGCTTAAAAGGTCTGCCATTTCCTGAGCGCTAGGTTGGAACTTTGGCATGGGTGGGGTTTCTCCACTAATCACTTGATGTATTAAGCCATACCGAGACTTGTGCTTGGAAACTCCTTGCAAACTTGGGCCTACTCGCCCATCTGCTTGCCAGCCATGACAACCAGCGCAATTAATTTGAAAGATAGCGTTTCCTTGCAATGGGTTTCCTGTGAGCGAGAGCACACTCTTGACATAGGGATCGGAAGCTTGAACCATTTGAACACCAAAAATGCCCAAAGGGATTGCTAGCAGTATGGCCAGAGCCAGCAAAGCGATCCGCTGAATAAGAGTTTCAGGTTTGGTAATCTGGTTATCCAAAAGGTTTGTAGTTAAAGTTGTGCTAAAAGTTTTTCATTTCCTACACATAGCTTAAAAGTTCTTGATTCTGTCTGCAAGCGCAGAACATGATTTTCTTGTCGCTACTAACTCTCTAAAACGCTGACGGAGGCTGGATTCATCCTTAATTTGGTAAAATCAAAAACAGGAAACGAATCTTTAATAATTGCAAAGAGGAGATTTACAGTGGTTGAACCCCTGCTCTCAGGTATTGTGCTTGGTTTGATTGTGGTTACTCTATCTGGTCTGTTTTACGCTGCCTACAAGCAATATAAGCGCCCCAACCAGCTAGGAGGCTAAAGAGGCAGAGGGGCAGGGGAGCAGGGAGAAGAGGAGAGAGCTTCCTCCCCTCTTCTCCCTGCTCCCTATACTCTCCTCATTCGACAATTCTGTAGAAAGTAAGAGCTGTGTTACCGTAAACTTTTTGGCGACAAATTTCCCAATGGGGAATTACTGGGGGTGTCCAATCTTGGGAACTATGTTCGGCTGCTAGTTCGCCCTCAAAATCTAAAAGCTGATATTGAGCGATCGCTTCTAAAACAGGCTGATACAATCCACTAGCATAAGGCGGATCGAAATAAATTCTGTCAAATTGTTTGCCTGATAAGGTTTTTAACTGCTGGAGTACATCTTGGCGCAAGATTTTCCATTCTTGGTCAGCATGAGCTACTCGCTGCCAATTTTGTTGAATAATATTACAGGCGCGGCTCGATTGTTCAATACCTATTACTAAGCTGGCTCCTCTACACAAAGCCTCTGCTCCCATTGAACCAGTACCAGCGCACAAATCTAGCCAGCGACAACCTGGAATTTTTCCCTGCCAAATATTAAAGACTGCCTCACGTACGCGCGCACTAGTGGGTCTGGTGTCTTTACCAGGTATAGTTTTTAACTGACGATTGCCGTAAATTCTCAGACTCATTGCTTATTAGTCACTGGTTATTGGTCAAGGGTCATTGTTATTTAGTCATTAGTTTAGGGCAAATGACAAAAGACAAAGGACAAATGACAAAGAACAAATGACAAAGAACAAATGACAAATCCAGAAATTTAAATTCAGTTAGGCGGCAACTTTCTCCCGTACTTGAGCAACAAAATTAGACAAGATTTGCAATCCGATATTCGATGATTTTTCGGGGTGAAATTGAACCGCCATCAGGTTTTCACGAGCGATCGCAGCTGTAACAGTTTGAGTACCGTGGGTGACAGTTGCAGCCCGAATTTGCGGGTCTGCTGGTTCCACATAGTAAGAATGGACAAAATACACCCAAGGCTGAGAAGGTAGATGCTCCCACATAATACTTTTTGGTTGAGTTATTTCCAGTTGATTCCAACCCATGTGAGGAATAGTGATATTTGGTTCGGGAACGAACCGTTTAACTTTTCCCTTTACAATTCCTAATCCTGGTTGCGTACCTTCGGCACTTGATTCAAACAGAATTTGCAATCCTAAGCAGATACCTAAGAATGGTTTACCGGATGCGATAGTATCTTTAATCGGTTGTTCTAAACCACGCTCTCGCAGGTGTTGCACAGCTGGATCAAAAGCTCCGACTCCGGGCAAAACTACTGCATCTGCTTTTTCTATTTCCTTGAAAGAATGAGTGATTTTTGGAGTTGCTCCAGCTTTTTCCAACCCTTTACAAACTGAATGCAAATTTCCCATATCGTAGTCTATGACCGCAATAACTGGCATTGACCTGCTCCTTGTAAATTTATTATGGAGGGTTTTTCTATTTTAAATAATATTTCCTATGAAGAAAAGGTTTCTATTAACTTCTTTTGACACTTGGCTCATAGATCAACAGTCAAATTCTTCTGACGATCTATTACTAGAAGTAGCCAAACTTGACACGCTACCTCATCATTTGACTTTTTTGCGTCAATTACCTGTGGATGTACAGCTTGCTAGTGATTGTGTCATCAAAAAAATCAACGAACTCCAACCGGATTGCATCATTTGTTGTGGTATGGCTGCTAGCCGGATGCAATTAACAGTGGAAGTATGTGCTAGTTGTGCAGAAAGTGTTTTGCAAACAGAAGTGGATTTAGAGCAATTAGTTTTTGGAGCAACGGCAATTGAGATTAGCCACGACTGCGGTAAATTTGTTTGCGAGGGTCTTTATTATTCAGTATTAGATTACCTGCGCCAATACCATCTAAAAGCGGATTGCATATTTGTCCACGTTCCAGTTTTAAATCAAGAAAATCTCCTCAGCATTGTGGCAGATTTCGTATTAATTATTAACAAACTGGCACTTTCATAAAATTGTCGGCGTCTGTAAGGTGGAGAAAAAATTGAAATCTATGTTGCCATTGTTACTAAGTTTGACCCTTGCCCAATCAACTCTTCCCACGCCACAAGCTGAAGAAGTAGTGCAACCGCAAATTGTGCGTCCTTTACCAGGAAAGCTCAATGCAGTACCAGTGTTTAATAGCAATAGTCCAGAATTAGTATTAAAAGAAGGAATTTTACTTTCTACTTTTCCTCCCGATGGTAAAAAAGTACCAACGGCTCACCTAAATTTTCCCTTTCGGGGATTATTTGATATTTTTGCTCACCACATTGCCAGAGCAGAACCACCAGAGAATTTACGGTCTTTATACTTAGGTATTATTTTGCATAATCCTGGTTCGACACCTGTGACGGTAAATGTGTTACAAGCAGCAAGTTACTTGAGTCAACCAGATGCACCTTTCATTCCCTTACCGTCTTTTACTGCAAATACCTTAGGTACAGTTTTTTCAGGCCCAGGCGATCGCGTCACCAGCGATGTACTTAGAGGAAAGCGACAAGACATTTTTCCCGCCCAAATTGTCATTCCCCCAAGACAAAGTCAGATGTTACTCAATCAGCCTATTCCTGTGCAGGGACTCACCCCACCTTTAAATGGTCGGTCTACGTTGATGCGGCTACGCAGTAATGGTACAGTCTATGCAGCTAGCCTCGCCATGTTTGCACAGACCAGTCCTGATGGTAGCGATCGCCCGCCGACTTTAGAGGAGTGGCAAAATTTACTTAATAATAGCGATGTAGCTGGCCCAAGAGATAAAACCCCTACTCCTTTAGAAGATACTGGCAAACCCCGCATTTATGGACGGGTAGCAGGGGTAGCTAGCGGTTCTCAGTGGCGAGCCTTGTTAGTTGATAATCCGAAAGCTAAATATCTCACAATTCCCCAGCCAGGACAAGCCTTTTCCTACGCTTTGAGTACGTTGCATGGTGGAACTTTGGGAACTGGTCAAATTCAGAGTGCAAAGATGCTAGTGCGCTATCCTGATACTGCATACCTAGCTCATGGCAACTATGGCATTCAATACAGCTTGAAATTGCCACTATATAATAATACTCAAAGTTTGCAAACTGTCAGCGTAGCAATTCAAACACCACTCAAAGAAGACCAATTAGTAAAACCAGGGCTACGCTTTTTGAGTACGCCATCTAATCAAGTCTTTTTCCGGGGTACAGTGCGAGTTCGTTACAACGATGACCAAGGTAAGCCTCAAACCCAGTTTGTCCACCTGGTACAAAAGAGAGGTCAACCAGGAGAACCCTTAACTTTATTAAATATGCCAGCAGGCGATCGCAGATTGGTAGAAGTAGATTTAATCTATCCACCCGATGCTACGCCGCCGCAAGTATTAACAGTTACAACCCAGGCGAAAAGTTAGTAGTGAAGGTAGAGGGAGTGTGGGGAGTGTGGGGAGTGTGGGGAGTGTGGGGAGTGTGGGGAGTGTGGGGAGTGTGGGGAGTGTGGGGAGTGTGGGGAGAAACGAACCACACTTAGCTTTCCCCCATCTTTCCACATTCCTTGTTTGCCCCATGCCCCATTTTCTATTTGGGTCGATATTCACTACCGTCAGCACGGAAACCTTTCTGCTGCAAAACTACCTTATTTTCATGAATAATTGTCAGTTCAGTGTCAGCACCTGGAATGAATCTGACTTGGTAAGTATATCCATCTTTGGAAGCTATATAGGTTGTCCAAAGTTGATTAGTTTCAGTTTTAGGTAATTTTGCTGCTGGGGCGCGATTGGTTACTTCAGTTTTGTTATCGTATACATTTATATATGCTTGACTTTTACCATAAACTCTCACTGTTTTTGTATCAGTCACGAAATACACCAGCGTATCTGCTTCAGAAGGATTTTGATCGGGCGTAGGCTTGCTAGGAACTATTGAAATTACATCTTCGCGTACCCAGCCAACATCTTTCGCTTGTGTACCAAATTGCACTTTATACCAAGTACGAGTATCTCCTGAAGGCTTTTGTTTGTCGATAATTTTGACGCGATCGCCTGATTTTCCTTGGCGAACAATATTACCTTCCTTGACTGCTGGAGTCGAACGAATATTAACCACGTTTGTGTTAGAAGAATTAGTCTTCAAAACGCCTTCGCTGGGGAGAATTTGGTTGGTATTAGTCATATAGTGATGCAGCCAAATTTGATGGTTTTGACAATGGACGCCTCAAATGATACATCTGGGTTTCCAGATTGGCAAAAAATATACTTGAATTTCTTAAGAATGTATACAGTTTTGCGCAGGCGCTTCTTTGGGAATGACAAATGACAGCCCTGGCCATTTATTTTTAAATGTGCCAACCGACTAACATTATTTAAAACCCTTAGCTGGTTTTTTCTGCCCCTTACTTTGAGGCTTAGATTTATGAACTTCTGCTACAGCTGCTTGAAATAAGTTGTGCAAATGTAGAGGAACGCTAGCAATTTCGGGTAAATCTGGCTCTAGGGGTTTGTGAAATTCTTCCAAAAGTGTGTCTAAATCTCTGTTTAGCTGAAAATCGGGACGTTCCAGAACTGTTTGCAACACATTTTCTAATGTATTGGGATATTCTTGAGCTAACCGATACCAAATAAACGCATTAATACTTTTGTCTTCAAGATAATAGCGAATTAGTTTTTGCGCACCTTCAATATTTTGCCAATCTGCTGTTGATAAAATAGTTTTTACTTTACTATATGTCGGTAAAAACATTTGCCCCCAACGCGGATGAGAAATTGCTGTCACCTGTTCTGCTTTCTTCAGTTCGGCAGGTAAATCAACCTTTGGCATTACCATTTTACTACTGCCATTATTGTTGAATATTTGGGAGGCTACCTTGGCGTCAGCACCCATTTCTTCTACTGCTGCTTTGATTTCCTCTTCACCAATCTCTGCTTCTTGCGCCATCTCTGCTATCGATTTAGAAGTATCTATACCTGTAGCTGCTAAGTATTTTTCTGTGACTATTTCTTGAAATTCCCCTATTTTTTTATTTAGTTGATAGCCTGGTAATGTAATTTCATCTGCACCGAAAAATTCTACAAACTGCTCGTGATATTGGGTAACAGAATTCCAAGCTTCTTCTAGTAAATCTGGCGCGTCACTGTAAAGATTATTTTTATAAGTTTCTTTAAAATTACCAATAGCTACAGCAAGTTTAGGTTTGCCTAATTTACCCATAATTGTAAAATTACTGAAGAATGTCCAGTAAATATCGGTGACAGGAGAAATGCGAGTTAGTAAAATTTCGCCTTCTTTTAACCGAGATAATTCTTGTAGTGTTTTGGGATTATTTGGTTTAACAATGTAATATTTATCTGTTAGCCAATTTCTTAACTCAAAGCCATCGGGTAAGATTTTAGCGATCGCAAATAAGCCCATAAAGCTACGATGCCAACTGCTAATTAAATTGCGATCGCTCTGGGGTAAATCGGGATGACTCTCGATAAATAATTCGAGTGGGGATTTATCGCCTACTTTTCCTTCAATAACAAAGCTATCGATAACTAAGTCTTGCTGTGTACTGTTACCATTACCAGTGCGTAACTTTCCGGCTGCGTAGGATTCTAGCGCTTGGGCTATATCGCCTTCTGCGTCCAAAACAAAATCTACTACTTCTTGTTTGAGTGCGTGCGATCGCTCTAATATTGCATCCACAAGTTTATCTCTCTAACCAACAGAGGTAGATTATAGCGTTTGAGGCTATGAGCGCATCTAGCAATAGCTAGATTTATTGCGATCGCATTAGTTATGAGAGATTGTAGATCCCCTCTTCAAGAAGTTGGGGATCTGACCGCCGCTAACCATCACTAGCTGTTATGTCCGTCCCAAATCATCGGGAAAGCATAATCTGAAAATTCAGCCAAATTTTGATTTTCGTTGCGGCTTTCTTCATCAAGGACTTTGACAACTTTGTTATACATATCTTCTGCTTGTTGCAAAGAATCACCGATGCTTGTTAAGCCCAACTTGCCAAACTGGGAAAGACAACCCATCAAATGAAACACTGTACCTGTTTCCGTGCAACTATCAAAGTGCAATCTGTGGTGGGCAATAATATCCATTAAATCGTTAGGTAATAATCCTTGATAGCGGTCTTTTTGTAGGTTGTCGGTGGCAATGTAGTATTTAGGACGCCCTTGTTGACTGTAAAATAACCCTGTAGACAAGTCATAGCGACCGTTGGTTAATAATTTCAGCGTCATAAAAGGATGAGTAGTGCCACCTTTACGCAAGTTAATTTCAATCGCCTGAATATCCCACTCTCCATTCTCTTGCTGAACGGCGATAAAATCGACACCAAATCGCTCTAAAGCGCCTTTTTGGGCTAGTTTTTTACCTACTTTTAACCCTAATTGCTGCAATTGCAACCGATAACTTTCATCTGCGGGAAAACGACAACCCAGGTAAATCTGACCATCAGGCCCGCCTAAGATTTGGTCGTGGGTTGAGAGAATTTCGATTTCGCCAGTAGGTGTAATTCGTCCTTGGACGCTAGGCGATCGCTTAACTTCTCCTTCGACAAAAGCCTCTACAATCGCCCCTAATTCTGAGATGCGTCCAGAAAAATTTGCCCAACTTTCTTGGGAGGCTTGAAAGCGCATAGTTGCAAAGCGATCGCTAATTGCTGCTACTCGTTTAGCACTCGAAGCTTCTCCTGGTGCTACATTCATAATCGGTCTTAAATCTAGCAGGGCATTTCCTTCTCCCGAAATACCTTCATTCAGTTTTACTACCATCCGTTGCAATTTTGGCTGGCGTTCCCATAAATCGCTAGCAGCTTGTGCCAAATCTTGCTGATTCCAAACCCTTTCGCTACCATCTGGATGCGGTACACCACTTTCGGCAAATATCTGTCGGCTACCACTTTTCGATCCCCAAATCTGCAAATCTGGTGCGGCTGCGTACAGTGGTACATCCAATTTTAACGACAATTCTGCTTCTAAAGATGTGGAGTTATAGCATACCATGAACGCTTTTTCATATCTTAAAGCTTGACGAATTCTCTCTAGCAAGCGCGGACGTTCTAAAATTTTTTGAGATAGAGGTTTTAGAGAAGAATCATAAGTAGAAAGTAACAGTAAACGATTGCGGGCGTGGGAAAAAGGAATTCCTGGTAACAGTTGGAGATAGTAATCAATAATACTAGGATGCAGCGGCATTGATGTTACATAAATTAACCTTGTCCGGGGGTTGCGCAAACGCATCAAAGAAAATAATAATCTTTCTTCATAATGTTCGCAGCCTTCAACCTTTTGGAGTTCGCGCTGGTCAATACTCAAAGAAGGAATAATTAAAATATCCGCTTCACTGTTATCAAACAACTCGATGGTTTTCCAGCGATCGCGTAAAGTTAATTGCAGACTGCGAAACTTATCAACCCGATCTAGCTCAGAAACATTTACTGTCACCATAATCCCTGCCCTGTCTTGATTTCAAGACTGTATTATTAATATCCTACAACTTTAGGATTCCTCGGCAGACACCCTACAAAATATATATTTATCATTCTCCGATTGTCATTTGTCATTTGTGATTCTGACAAAGTTCTAAGTGAAGGAAATCTCAGGTTAGACTTTACGCTTTGTCATTTGTCAAGAGTCAAGAGTCTAAAGTTTTTTGCACCTTGCTTTTTCTCTGTTGCTATCCTTTCCCGAACAGCGACCGTATTTGTATTCTTGCCTTTGTGTATGAATTTACCCATTCCTCGGAATTTACTTCTTAAGATTGAGTAATTTAAGTTTTTTTTACATCTAAAGAATGATAAATCTCAAGCCAATAACAGCTAATTTAAAAATAGATGAGCAGGATAAATCCTTCATCACAAGAGAGTTGTTTACTTGTTGCCCGTGGTCAAATTCAGAGCGTGTGTTAAGTGTGGGGAGAATAGTATCAGCTGAGTGCATTTACCAACCATGAGTAAGCTTGGCGAATATTTTAAGTAGAATAGGCTAAACTTACAAATGTCAAGTAAAATACAAAGCAAAAAGTAACCCTTGGGCTGAATATTTGTTCAACCCAAGGGTTACTTTTTCAATTAGGAAATCAAAGGCGTAGAGAAGCACAATTAATTCTTTTATATAAAAATAAAATCATGCATTACAAGAATCTATATTTCTTGGTAGTTTATTTCATCTAATTAATAGAAGAATTTAGCTATGACACGCTACTAGATCGCTATATTTATTTTTATCAAAGCCGAAAGCCAGTAGAATGCAGAATTGAGAATTTTGAATTTGTTTTCTCTACGTCCACCATTAGAGAGATGAATCCGTTTTAAATAATTGGTAATCTACTAATACAAAAATTAAGTAATAAACAGTAAGTAGAGATATGGCATCCACAACACCATTGCAAGGCACAGAGTTAGTAGATTGTGCTAGAGCAAATGCCAAACAAGGAATTGAAACTGCCGCTTACCAATGTGGTTATGGTAGCGATCTCAATAGATTTGCTAAAGAACTAAGGCAAGCTTGTGAAGGGATGAACTTACAAGTTAAAGAACTCAGCGAACTAATTACCGACCAAGATATGATCCTAGAATTAGGGACTGGGGAAGTGATTGCGCCTGATACAGCTTCGGAACTATAAGGACATTTTAAAATTAGTGGTGGGTGCGATGTCCCACCCTAAAGCGATCGCTTCAATCAAAATTATGTAATCCAAAAAGTAGATAAGAAATTAAATCGAACTGACGAACTCACATTATTTCCAACTTTGTCCTATCAGCTTTTCATCGCTGAATCATAAAAATTGTAGGATAATCCTCCCTAGGGGTTTAGCTATGCTCAACCCCTAGTCACATATTTGTAAGATTATTAAATTAAAGGTCATACATTCTAGCTTCTAAGGCTTCTGGATATTCATCGCAATAATCCTCAAAAGCTGTTTTCACAAACTTCTCAGCTCGTTGGTGCGCTATCTCTGCTTGCAGTTCCTCAACAACATCCCACGCCGCAGCACATTCTGGCGAACGAACACCTGTATTCGCACATACAATTCGTGCTTTCTTAATTTCGTCTTGTAATTCTTGTTCTAGTAGAATTGTTCGCGGTTGTTCGAGAAAGCGACTGTGAGCCAGAAGATCGGTGAGTGAGACAATACCCAATAGTTCGCCTTGGATAACCGGCGCTCTGTGGAGATGATGCTCGGCAAATAACCTTGCTATGTATTCCAAACCGAGGTCGGGATTGAGCGTGATACAAGGCTTGGTCATAATTTCGTAGACACGCATCGTTTGGGGATCTTTTCCATAAGCAAGCACTTTATAAGCAATATCACTCTCGCTAATAATGCCGTAGGCATCTTGTTCGTGGCGACGATCCACAATCAGCGCGCGCCAGTCTCTTGACCTCAATAACCTAACAGCTTCAGCTACTGTTGCCGAACTACGAATTGTAGCGACATCTTTTGTCATGATATCTGCTGCTTTTAACATAAATTAATCTCCTATAAAATCTTCAATGATGCGGCTAACTGCTAACTACTTTTTGCCATTCCTGCACTACAGATTGAGGCACTGAGATATTGATGAAGCGATCGCCAGGCAAAGGGATACTCAGTAGCAAGGGTTCTACCGATAATTTGGGCAATATATCCTTGAAGTTGTACTGACCGATAGTAGGGACTGGTGCTTCCTCTAAGAAAACATCAGGAGCAGTCAGAACCTCACCTGTAGCTTTAGTAATCCGCAATGGCTGTGGATGAATGAGTTCGGCAGAACCAGGAAATCCTACCAACCGGAGATTTATACTCGGTGGGTAATCAGGATAAACTTGCTTCCATAAAATTACCTGCCAAACATTTCCAGAGCGATCGTCTAATTTTAGCTGCGAGCGATAAATTACTTCTCCTGGTACTGTTTCTAATCGAGTAATAGCCGCAAGTGCGGTTTGAGAGAGACTAAGTTCTAAACCCAAGAAGATAAATATCGTTAATATCCCTAGCAATAGCAGCCACCAAAATGTTTGTAGGAAGCGACGTATCATCGGGTGTACCTCCTCTGTTTTGGAGCCAAGAGTCAAGACTCATTAGTTATTCTGGTCTACCTGGTCTACCTTGTCTCCCTTCTGTGACTCCTTCCTCCTACCTTACTTCCACTGTGCAGCCATCAATTGTTAGTTAACACTAGCAGTTTCTTGAGGAGCTTCTTCAGCTTGAGTAACTTGACTGGGAACAGAAATAACATGAACTGAGCAAGGAGCATGGTGAAGGACGTAGTTACTCACGCTACCAAGAAATAGTTCTTTTAAACCCGAACGACCCCGACGACCCATAATAATCAAATCAGCACCCCAAGTTGTCGCTAATTGACAGATCAGCCGACCAGGACTGCCAAGTTGTTGAGTAAATTCTGCATTGACTCCTGCTGTGTTTGCTTGCGCAGATAATGATTGCAATAGCTGGATACCTTCATTTTTAAAGTTATCCCATTGCTTTTGGTAGTGCTCGAAGCTTTGGCTGCCCACACCAGGATAATAGTCAAAATTAGTTAACAAAGGTGCGTAAGGGCTACCCTCCTCTTCCGCAGAGAGGACATGAAGTAGCATCAAACTAGCTCCTGTAGCCTTTGCTAAAGCCAAGGCTTGCTCAAAAACCTGTTTCCCCATTGGCGAGCGATCTAACGCAACTAAAATTTTAGTAAACATATATACCTCTACTTTGTGTCGATCGGTAGTTATTGAGGTTTCTGGCTTTTAGTTCATAAGTATGTTGGGTTACTTATAAAGACAGTT
The genomic region above belongs to Calothrix sp. NIES-2098 and contains:
- a CDS encoding NitT/TauT family ABC transporter, ATP-binding protein, with translation MTKTAPTTEQVLIAVEQVNKSFPLPDGKGEFTVLRQINAKVNAGEVVALLGRSGSGKSTLLRIMAGLIPPSDGQVISNGKPLRSANKDVAMVFQSFALLPWLTVQENVELGLEAQGVSLELRRQRALKAIDLVGLDGFESAYPKELSGGMKQRVGFARAFVIEPQVLFMDEPFSALDVLTAENLRGEIDDLWNAGSFPSKSILIVTHNIEEAVFLADRVIILGANPGRVRGEVAIDLPRPHDRTHPRFKALVDYIYTVMTNPEAEVTGEVTVAQSDAPKEKIKSPYSQTLPHARVGGISGLLELIVEQPESKEDIFKLAERIQLAVDDLLPILDAAVLLDFAEVTQGDVQLTDIGRDFATTTILRSKDLFRQQVLQNVPMLVSILQTLREKRIGSMRADFFVDLLDEHFPHIEAERQFATAVDWGRYAELFEYDSREERLYLPEPMFAESRE
- the hisH gene encoding imidazole glycerol phosphate synthase subunit HisH → MPVIAVIDYDMGNLHSVCKGLEKAGATPKITHSFKEIEKADAVVLPGVGAFDPAVQHLRERGLEQPIKDTIASGKPFLGICLGLQILFESSAEGTQPGLGIVKGKVKRFVPEPNITIPHMGWNQLEITQPKSIMWEHLPSQPWVYFVHSYYVEPADPQIRAATVTHGTQTVTAAIARENLMAVQFHPEKSSNIGLQILSNFVAQVREKVAA
- a CDS encoding putative methyltransferase, coding for MSLRIYGNRQLKTIPGKDTRPTSARVREAVFNIWQGKIPGCRWLDLCAGTGSMGAEALCRGASLVIGIEQSSRACNIIQQNWQRVAHADQEWKILRQDVLQQLKTLSGKQFDRIYFDPPYASGLYQPVLEAIAQYQLLDFEGELAAEHSSQDWTPPVIPHWEICRQKVYGNTALTFYRIVE
- a CDS encoding UspA domain-containing protein, which gives rise to MFTKILVALDRSPMGKQVFEQALALAKATGASLMLLHVLSAEEEGSPYAPLLTNFDYYPGVGSQSFEHYQKQWDNFKNEGIQLLQSLSAQANTAGVNAEFTQQLGSPGRLICQLATTWGADLIIMGRRGRSGLKELFLGSVSNYVLHHAPCSVHVISVPSQVTQAEEAPQETASVN
- a CDS encoding cytochrome c class I: MDNQITKPETLIQRIALLALAILLAIPLGIFGVQMVQASDPYVKSVLSLTGNPLQGNAIFQINCAGCHGWQADGRVGPSLQGVSKHKSRYGLIHQVISGETPPMPKFQPSAQEMADLLSYLETL